The nucleotide sequence ATCCATTTCTTCCACAGTTTGCAAAGTAGAAGAGAAACTGGGAAACAACGAAGGACTACTCGAAGTTTGGAGATCTCCTATCCTGTAGGTTCTGCCTTTCTTTGGACCACCTACCACATTTGTCCACATCTTATTTATATCTGCACgtgatggttggaccatggtaccatcctctgaagTAGGTTGGATTTGACGCCACTCTTCTAtacttttttgaaattcttcctgaaagaaaaattatttgtcagtatgtaaacaagcaaagttgagtaataataaaacaatgtatgtaagagttattatcttacatatgccTCCTTAGCGCGCGTTTCGACCCAATCTCCTCTTGTACCATCCTCCATTTTCTTCCTATGAGTCTCTCCGTAGACCTCAAGAAAATCGGGCTCTTTTTCCCCATTTTCATATTCCTCAAGAAAATCGAGCTCTTTTTCCCCATTTTCATATCCCtgcaaaattttataaaaagagATGTTTATTGTGGCACTATATATTTGAAGGAGCCTTTCAGGTATATGTATCCTTATATCAACAAACGCTGTCCTTCTATCTGTTGAATCCAGTATCAAACCAAAGAGATTGTTAACCAATTAGGTagtcaagaaaatgaaatgatAAAGCAGTAAGTCATTTGATAGTTATTGCTTGTGGAGATTAAAGTTAAACAAAGACTTAAGATAATCTTTACACCTATATGCATATATCAGTATGCActtattttcctttcttcttttggTTGGTGGGAGAGGGAGGGTCGGGGTGGATGGTGGAGTTCATTTGTTTTGTTCTTAAGCTACTAAGATAAGATCTTATGTCAACCAACATTTGAAATGATGCAAGTATTTTATACTTAATCGCGATCCTAAGAGGAGGTACACTTGAAGGATTAATCAGAGGATTCTTTCATTTTCATAGGTTTAAATTGAGAAGATTGCTTTCCTTCTTATCGGTTAGTATATTTTCTTGAAGTATAAAATGCAGAAATCAGATGTCAAAAGCTTATCAGAAGAGCTTGAGCGAAGTTACTCATATGTTcccaaaatcatgtaattttacATCcactctcaataatacaaatcaCTGGAACAATGGTAGAAGCAATTGCATATTAAAAGAAGAGGAATCCTATCACTGACCAGATCTACTCAGGCTATAGAAGCAATTGCATATTAAAATATCTAATTCATACTATAGATATTTTTATTAAGAGTAACTTCCAAGAAACCTTGCTTCATGCAAGTTGAAACCTTTGTGAGACAATTAGTGAAGTAACTTTTGTCTAGATTATTTTTTGTGGGCCAATTCTTCAAGTATCATTGATGGGGATAAAACCTTCCCAATCAacaaaagttgcacaaaataTAGATCTTTTTGACGAAATAAACATTTCCTTTCATTTCAATGTGGTTGTCttactttctttttaatttctctacACCTCAGTCCTCccaaagacatcaccaaaaatgtATGTTCTATGATTAACCAAACAATTCACAAGATCCTCCCCACTGCCCAACTCTATTTGTACAGATAGTAGCCCAACTTTTATCACTCCTTGCTATATAAATCTGTAGTAGTAATCATTACTTGAGTAATACAAATTTATGAAGCTATTTCCCCTCAATTTTTCCCTTTCCTTTTGCTAAGAGAAGGCATTTTATTGAACATAAAGACTAATACATTTACAAGGAAAGAAGAACTGAATGTAGAAGTAAAGGATAAAGGGGTCTCAAAAAGAATAGCGTAGGTCACGCCATTGCCCTCCCAGTAAGATCGGAGTGAAAGATTTATGGCGTGATCGAGTAACTTAGTCTCACAATCAACTTGTATGTGGACTAACACACCAACAATTGCAAGAAAACTTTGCTTCTCCCTTGTGGGCTAGGCCTTGCAAATAGAAAAAGATGTTTAATATAGTTGGACTTAGTGAATCAGTGGTATTGAATATATGAAGAACATGACGCCATGTCTGGACTCCAGCATTGCCCTCCATCAGCAGGTAAATTCGCGTGCAAAATTCGCTCGAGCTAGAACACTATGTAAGGCACTGTATGCATACTAGATTTCCATACTAACCTTAATGCATTAGCAAAATGATGTCCTGACGTCCTATTCCTTATATGTAAAGCTATAAACAAACCACACAGATTCAAAAGTACAGTAGAGTTGGCACACTTGTAATGTTACAAGGTCTATACACCAAGTAACACTCTTATCCTAACCAAGTAAATTTGTGTGGTATGTCCTATTCCTGATAGTGGCAGAGATGGAACTTTTAACTTGGGAGATTTggaaaataataatacaaacatAGAGAAATTAATCAAGGGGATTCAATACCTATTCAACTTTCCTTACATAAAATCAAAGTCATCAGCTAGAGTTCAGGGGAATGAAGAATGATGCCCTTTTACCAAACTTCACGTTCAAGCATGGCTCGAAAGCAGAACAAGAAAAACACATTTTACGTACTTGATGAAACACCACCAAAAAAAGGATCAGTgtcgaagaagaaaaaagacatTTTATTAACACAGTTATCATATCTTCCTCTTTGATGTTCCTGAAGATGAAACAAAACTGGACATACCACACAAAC is from Capsicum annuum cultivar UCD-10X-F1 chromosome 5, UCD10Xv1.1, whole genome shotgun sequence and encodes:
- the LOC107872678 gene encoding uncharacterized protein LOC107872678, which encodes MRTAHGESSAANQGYENGEKELDFLEEYENGEKEPDFLEVYGETHRKKMEDGTRGDWVETRAKEAYEEFQKSIEEWRQIQPTSEDGTMVQPSRADINKMWTNVVGGPKKGRTYRIGDLQTSSSPSLFPSFSSTLQTVEEMDTMKKQIVELMQKCAANDAKFAKFEELVKKHMPQVFHDEEDSESDDN